A genomic stretch from Telopea speciosissima isolate NSW1024214 ecotype Mountain lineage chromosome 7, Tspe_v1, whole genome shotgun sequence includes:
- the LOC122666795 gene encoding protein PHOX1-like: MGKSTGKKKTQAEGKSGGANAKQNKLGDQGTKAYDKDTAVFISMSQGLKEEGNKLFQTRDYEGAMLKYEKALKLLPRNHIDVAHLRSNMAASYMQMGLVDYPRAIRECNLALEVAPKYSKALLKRARCYEAINRLELALRDVNTVLSTEPKNLTALELEESLKKAIEKKGIQVDDKGIILAPEYVEPLPDSPPCKVVKEKKKKKSHTKEEKKAEDKTEEKKTEGKIDEKKAEDKVVVEENVSSIKKEEATRTVKLVYGDDIRWAQLPVKCSIMQLRETVKNRFPSSKAVLIKYRDPEGDLVTITTTEELRWAEAAADSQGSLRLYIVEVHPEQEPLFEAIETGKDEEESWKNRNKIADDGNGEMETEPTCVDDWIIQFARLFKNHVGFNSDAYLDLHELGMKLYSEAMEDTVTSEEAQGLFDIAAEKFQEMAALALFNWGNVHMSRARKRVFFTEDASRESILEQVKTAYEWAQREYVNAGNRYEEALKIKPDFYEGLLALGQQKFEQAKLSWYHAIGNKVDLETWPASEVLELFDGAEDDMERGTEMWGEMEERHPNELLKPDKVKTELQTMGLDGLFKDVSAEEAAEQAANMRSQINLLWGTMLYERSIVEFKLGLPVWEECLEVAVEKFELAGASPTDIAVMIKNHCSSENAQEGLGFKIDEIVQAWNEMYDAKRWQSGVPSFRLEPLFRRRVPKLHHILEHV; the protein is encoded by the exons ATGGGGAAGTCtacagggaagaagaagacacaGGCAGAAGGGAAATCTGGTGGTGCAAATGCGAAGCAGAACAAATTGGGGGACCAGGGCACCAAGGCCTACGACAAGGACACAGCCGTCTTCATCAGCATGTCTCAGGGGCTGAAAGAGGAAGGGAACAAGCTCTTTCAGACGAGGGATTATGAAGGAGCCATGTTGAAGTATGAGAAAGCCCTCAAATTGCTGCCCAGAAACCACATAGATGTGGCCCACCTCCGCAGTAACATGGCTGCTAGCTACATGCAGATGGGTCTGGTCGATTACCCCAGGGCCATCAGAGAGTGTAATCTGGCTCTTGAAGTTGCTCCAAAGTACAGTAAAGCTCTCTTGAAGAGGGCTCGGTGCTATGAAGCTATTAACAGACTTGAATTAGCCTTGAGAGATGTTAATACGGTTCTTAGCACGGAGCCTAAAAATCTCACAGCATTGGAGCTTGAAGAAAGTTTGAAGAAGGCAATTGAGAAGAAGGGTATCCAGGTGGACGATAAAGGGATCATTTTGGCCCCAGAGTACGTCGAACCTCTTCCTGATTCACCTCCATGTAAAGTagttaaagagaagaagaaaaagaagagccatacaaaggaggaaaagaaagctgAAGACAAAACTGAGGAGAAGAAAACTGAAGGTAAAATTGATGAAAAGAAAGCTGAAGATAAGGTGGTTGTAGAAGAAAATGTTAGTAGTATCAAGAAAGAAGAAGCCACTAGAACTGTGAAATTGGTGTATGGAGATGATATAAGATGGGCCCAATTACCGGTTAAATGTAGCATTATGCAGCTGAGGGAGACGGTTAAAAATCGCTTCCCAAGCTCAAAGGCAGTTCTCATCAAATACAGGGATCCAGAAGGTGATTTGGTTACAATCACCACCACTGAAGAGCTGAGATGGGCTGAAGCGGCAGCAGATTCGCAGGGTTCACTTCGACTGTACATTGTAGAAGTTCATCCTGAGCAAGAGCCATTATTTGAGGCAATAGAAACTggtaaagatgaggaagagtcCTGGAAGAACCGAAATAAAATTGCCGATGATGGGAATGGGGAAATGGAAACAGAGCCAACTTGTGTTGATGACTGGATCATCCAGTTTGCTCGTCTGTTCAAGAACCATGTTGGGTTCAATTCAGATGCATATTTGGATCTTCATGAACTTGGGATGAAGCTTTATTCAGAAGCTATGGAGGATACTGTTACAAGTGAAGAAGCTCAAGGCCTTTTCGATATTGCAGCAGAGAAGTTCCAAGAGATGGCAGCTCTAGCTCTGTTCAACTGGGGAAATGTTCACATGTCGAGGGCAAGGAAGAGGGTGTTCTTCACAGAAGATGCTTCAAGAGAATCCATACTTGAACAGGTTAAAACGGCATATGAGTGGGCACAAAGAGAATATGTGAATGCAGGGAACCGATATGAAGAAGCTCTAAAAATCAAACCGGACTTCTATGAAGGCCTTCTAGCACTTGGGCAACAGAAATTTGAGCAGGCAAAACTTTCTTGGTATCATGCTATAGGGAACAAAGTTGATCTGGAGACATGGCCAGCTTCAGAAGTTCTAGAGCTTTTTGACGGTGCTGAAGATGATATGGAGAGGGGAACAGAGATGTGGGGGGAGATGGAGGAGCGGCATCCTAACGAACTCTTGAAACCAGATAAGGTAAAAACTGAGTTGCAGACAATGGGGTTGGATGGGCTATTTAAAGATGTATCAGCAGAAGAAGCTGCAGAGCAGGCTGCAAATATGAGATCTCAAATAAATCTTCTATGGGGTACTATGCTGTATGAGCGGTCAATTGTGGAATTCAAATTAGGGCTGCCTGTTTGGGAAGAATGTCTGGAGGTTGCTGTTGAAAAATTTGAACTTGCTGGGGCTTCTCCTACTGATATTGCTGTTATGATAAAGAACCATTGCTCCAGTGAAAATGCACAAGAAG GTTTGGGGTTCAAAATTGATGAGATAGTACAGGCATGGAATGAGATGTATGATGCTAAAAGGTGGCAGAGTGGTGTTCCATCCTTCAGGCTGGAACCATTATTTCGAAGACGAGTTCCAAAACTTCATCATATTTTGGAGCATGTGTGA